The genomic DNA GTCGCCCGCGTTCATCCAGCTCTTCGACCAGACTTCGATACTTAGACCGAAGCCAGCACACAATGGTCTCGTCTCTCATCCCTGCTCTTGTGCAGAGGCTCTCCACTCCGGTCAATCACTATTGCGGTAAGTTGTTTCCTGCCACCGCCTTACGCTGCCGTGTCTCGCTCAAAATCAGGGACATTCGGACTTGGTGGAGGATTGGGAGTATTGCAGCAGTCATTATGCTCCAGATTGCGAAAGGAGAGACGATCGAGCTTTTTTTCCATTCAGTTCATCGAAATCAACAAAAAGATAAGAAAAACCAAAATTCACTTTCCCTCGTCCCAATGTCTCTGGACGCTCGATAAAGACCGGGCCTAATGAACTTGAGGAGCGCTCAAAGACTTGCAACTGAGAGTTATAGCGATAGGTAAACCCTGGCACGGTCGAGATAGCGGGGAAGTCAGCGGCAGAAGCCGCCATCTGCTTCACCAACAACCCGAGGGTTGCTAAGCTTGCGCTGGTAAAATGGGCACGATGAGGAGTGGCATCGCGATCCACATCGGCTTCGATGCCACGATCGCCAAAGAGTAAGCCAATACGGTCCGAGAGATTCCCAGCTTCAGCTTTGTCCACCATTCCTACCATACACGCAACGGCAACAAGCAGTCTTATGATCGCCACTTGGATCATGTCTCCTCCTCACTCAATAATTTTTGAAAGGGCGATTCCAAGAGATAACCACCCCCACCATGAAACAAACAAGAAGAACCGTATCGTATGGGGCATACTCAGAAAAGTCAAAATCGCGACAACCAACTTCACCATCCTCAATTTGACGCCTTCCGGCTTCTTCCGTATAGTGAGATTCCGTGGTCGGGTTTTTCTCCGTCGATTCCAACGTGACAACCTGCAAGAGTTGAGCATGGAAGTTGTAGCACTTATTCCTGCTCGCTATGGCTCTACTCGCTTCCCTGGGAAGCCACTGGCATTGCTGCGCGGTAAGCCCATGATCCAACATGTCTACGAACAAACACAAGCGGTACACGGGTTATCACGGATCATTGTTGCCACTGACGATGAGCGTATCGCCAACGTCATCCGTAAAGTTGGAGGTGAGGTGGCGATGACTCGCTCTGACCATCCCACCGGCACGGATCGTCTGGCAGAAGTCGCGGAACAGCTCAATGCTGACCTCATCGTTAACGTCCAAGGAGATTTACCGTTCTTTCCTGCAACACTCGCCCAAGATGCGGTAAACGTACTTGCTGAGGCACCGACAGCCGTGATGTCGACAGTAAAAACGCCGATTTACGATAACCAAGAGTGGCACAACATCAATGTGGTAAAAGTGGTGACCGACCACAACGGGTTTGCCTTGTATTTTTCGCGCAGTCCAATTCCTTTTGTCAGAAGTCCAGAGTCCAAAGTCCAAGGTCTAGAGCCCAGAGCCCAAAGCCCAGAGCCTGTCTTAGGCTACCGACATATCGGCTTATACGTGTACCGGCGTGACTTTCTCTTCACGTTTACCAAACTGCCACGCACACCGTTAGAACAAACCGAACAACTTGAGCAGTTACGTGCTTTGGAATGGGGCTATCGAATCACTGTCAGCGAGACTGAACGTCCAACCATCGAGATTGACACGCCAGAGGATCTACGGCGTGCAGAGGAGGCAATGCCATGAGCACCAGCGGAAATGGGAAAGATAGTCGCAAGACAAAGTTTATTTTCATCACCGGTGGTGTAGTCTCTTCTCTGGGTAAAGGGATTGCTGCCGCCTCGATCGGTGGACTGCTTGAAAGTCGGGGCCTGAAAGTGACGTTATTAAAGATGGACCCTTACATTAATGTCGATCCAGGCACGATGAATCCATTCCAACACGGCGAGGTGTATGTCACCGATGATGGGGCGGAAACTGACCTCGACCTTGGTCACTATGAGCGCTATGTCTCGACGCCCATGAGCCGAAAAAACACGTTCACGACCGGCCAAGTTTATGATGCGGTCATTTCTCGCGAACGCAAAGGTGACTATCTCGGCGGCACCGTACAGGTCATCCCGCACATTACGGACGAGATCAAGAACCGCATCCTCGCCGCAGCCGCTGGCTTTGATGTCGCTATTTGTGAGGTTGGCGGTACGGTCGGTGATATCGAAAGTTTACCGTTCCTCGA from Deltaproteobacteria bacterium includes the following:
- the kdsB gene encoding 3-deoxy-manno-octulosonate cytidylyltransferase encodes the protein MEVVALIPARYGSTRFPGKPLALLRGKPMIQHVYEQTQAVHGLSRIIVATDDERIANVIRKVGGEVAMTRSDHPTGTDRLAEVAEQLNADLIVNVQGDLPFFPATLAQDAVNVLAEAPTAVMSTVKTPIYDNQEWHNINVVKVVTDHNGFALYFSRSPIPFVRSPESKVQGLEPRAQSPEPVLGYRHIGLYVYRRDFLFTFTKLPRTPLEQTEQLEQLRALEWGYRITVSETERPTIEIDTPEDLRRAEEAMP